AATAGTGTTTTAATATGGGGTGAAAGTGGTACAGGGAAAGAGCTTGTTGCACATGCTATTCATGATATTAGTGAAAGAAGAAATAAAAAATTTGTTGCCATTAATGCAGGTGCTTTTGCTAACGATTTATTTGCCTCAGAATTTTTTGGCCATTCAAAAGGGGCTTTTACGGGAGCAATTAAAGATAAAAAAGGATTTATTGAAGAAGCAAACGGAGGTACATTATTCCTTGATGAAATTGGTGAACTTTCATTGCCGATACAGATAAAATTATTACGTTTTTTACAAGATGAGGAATTTTATCATCTGGGCTCAACAAAAAACCTTAAAGCCAATGTGAGAATAATTGCAGCAACAAATAAAAATTTATTTGAAGAAATAAAATTGGGGAATTTCAGAAAGGATTTATTTTTTAGGCTAAACATAAATTCTATACTTTTACCGCCTTTACGTGAAAGACCTGATGATATTATTTTGCTTGCAAATCATTATTTAAATCTTTTTAATAAGAGATATAAAAAAAACGTAACTAATATATCAAGTTCTGTTAAGGCTTATTTAGTTTCTTATCCATTCCCTGGAAATATCAGAGAATTGATAAATATTATTAATAGCGGCATTATTGTTGAATCAACAAATGAGCTTCGTAAAAAGTCATTACCACACTATTTGCTGGAAAATAATAATATTACAGATGAATTAGCTGAAAGATCAAAGCCAAAATCCCTTATGGAAGTAGAAAAAGAACAAATTAAAAGAGTTTTAAAATTTACATTAAATAATAAATCAAAAGCTGCTGAAATTCTTGGTATTTCTCGAGTGAATTTAATCGCAAAGGTTAAGAAATATAAGATAGAATAGTTTAAATAAAAACAGAAATATTTTATTCCTTTTAAAATAATTTTCGTATAAATATTATTACATTGCGGTATCCTTTTGCAGGAATTAGTTAATCATAAAAAAAACGTATTTTTCTGCTAATATATCTAAAATGCCAGGTAGAACTGTAAATATTAATCCAGAAGTATTGAAATGGGCAAGAGAATCTGCTCATATGGAACTTGTTGAAATTCCAAAATCTGTTATTTCTTCCGAAAAGCTTTTAGATATTGAGAATGGTAAAAAATTACCATCTTTTGTGGAACTACAAAAATTGGCTAAAAAATATGGACGTCCTTTGGGTATACTTTTAGGAGATACTATACCTGAAATTGATTATCTGAACATTCCGTTTTTCAGAAAAGAAAAAAAAACCGATTATGATTCAGCCCTTACCATGTACATTCGGGACATTCAGGAAAAACAGGATTGGGCACGAAACTATTTAATCTTTGAAGGATTTAGTGATTTGGATTTCATCGGAAGTTTCCAATTCAATGAAGATCCTGTTAAGGTTGCACAAGGGATTAAGGAACGACTTGACTTACCTGATTATAGTAAATTCAACCATAACGAAGATTACTTGAAAGCACTTAGAAGCTCTTTTGAAGCAAATAATATTTTTGTTTCTATCACGGGGAGCAATTTATCAAACAAACCAATTAGTATTGAACAAGCCCAAGGATTCGCAATAGTAGATGAGTATGCACCTTTTATTTTTATAAATACAAAAAACACTACTAATGCAAAAATCTTCACCCTCATTCATGAGGTAGTTCATTTATTTTTAAATGAGTCTGGAATATCTGAAGATACCTTTCGGTTTAGAAAGCCCGAATGTAAAGAAGATGAAATCGAAAATTTTTGTAATACAGTAGCTGGTGAAGTACTAATGCCTACAAATGTTTTTATTTCACGTTTTAATAAATTATCTGATCCACTTGAAGTTCGTATTTCAAAATTATCAAAACAGTTTTTGGTTAGTGAATTAGCTGTATGTGTGAAACTTTGGAAACAAAATCAGATCGAATATAAGCAATATCAAACTGCTTATGTTTCGATAAAAGAAAAAATAGACGAATATCTTAAAACAAAACGTAAGAAGCAAAAGGATACAAAAGGAGGAGACTACTACAACAATATGCGTTCAAAAAATGGGGCACTTTTATCATCCCTCGTATTTACTGCCTATAAAAGTGGAGATATTCTAAGTCGTGATCTATCACAAATATTAAGGATAAAGACCAATAGTTTTGATAAATACTTTGCAACAGTTTAATGAAAAAATACATCCTTGATACAAACGTTTATATTGAAGCT
The sequence above is a segment of the Bacteroidales bacterium genome. Coding sequences within it:
- a CDS encoding sigma-54-dependent Fis family transcriptional regulator, producing the protein MIKILVIDDNQAILNFLKVILLQQEKYEVQTLKESKNAFNILKTQRFDFLILDMDMPKVTGLDILKFINEEKIEIITIVLTGVEDIDLAISAMKLGTFDYMLKPVDEKKLLTTLNTITKEIKLSKSDIETSKKISLKHLKHKEAFSKIITKDENMLKMFFIIEKYAMVNNSVLIWGESGTGKELVAHAIHDISERRNKKFVAINAGAFANDLFASEFFGHSKGAFTGAIKDKKGFIEEANGGTLFLDEIGELSLPIQIKLLRFLQDEEFYHLGSTKNLKANVRIIAATNKNLFEEIKLGNFRKDLFFRLNINSILLPPLRERPDDIILLANHYLNLFNKRYKKNVTNISSSVKAYLVSYPFPGNIRELINIINSGIIVESTNELRKKSLPHYLLENNNITDELAERSKPKSLMEVEKEQIKRVLKFTLNNKSKAAEILGISRVNLIAKVKKYKIE
- a CDS encoding ImmA/IrrE family metallo-endopeptidase — encoded protein: MPGRTVNINPEVLKWARESAHMELVEIPKSVISSEKLLDIENGKKLPSFVELQKLAKKYGRPLGILLGDTIPEIDYLNIPFFRKEKKTDYDSALTMYIRDIQEKQDWARNYLIFEGFSDLDFIGSFQFNEDPVKVAQGIKERLDLPDYSKFNHNEDYLKALRSSFEANNIFVSITGSNLSNKPISIEQAQGFAIVDEYAPFIFINTKNTTNAKIFTLIHEVVHLFLNESGISEDTFRFRKPECKEDEIENFCNTVAGEVLMPTNVFISRFNKLSDPLEVRISKLSKQFLVSELAVCVKLWKQNQIEYKQYQTAYVSIKEKIDEYLKTKRKKQKDTKGGDYYNNMRSKNGALLSSLVFTAYKSGDILSRDLSQILRIKTNSFDKYFATV